In Bradyrhizobium guangxiense, the following are encoded in one genomic region:
- a CDS encoding amino acid--[acyl-carrier-protein] ligase, which translates to MNIAVLPNSPETAPQIVDPLDHLADKLFHRMGADGVYARTALYEGVVEKLAALITGHRETGTEVMRFPPVMSRAQLEKSGYLKSFPNLLGCVCGLHGTEREINAAVSRFHAGGDWTTSLSPADLVLSPAACYPVYPIAASRGPLPKGGLRFDVAADCFRREPSKHLDRLQSFRMREYVCIGSPDDVADFRERWMVRAQKIATDLGLTFRVDYASDPFFGRVGQMKAVSQKQQQLKFELLIPLRSEEHPTACMSFNYHREHFGTTWGIQDANGEPAHTGCVAFGMDRLAVAMFHTHGTDLSAWPAKVRDVLGLQPLAPANAHVEGWR; encoded by the coding sequence ATGAATATTGCCGTCCTCCCCAATTCGCCGGAAACCGCGCCGCAAATCGTTGATCCGCTCGACCATCTCGCCGACAAGCTGTTCCATCGCATGGGCGCCGACGGCGTCTATGCCCGCACCGCACTGTATGAAGGCGTCGTCGAGAAGCTGGCCGCGTTGATCACTGGCCATCGCGAGACCGGTACCGAGGTGATGCGTTTCCCGCCGGTGATGAGCCGGGCCCAGCTCGAAAAATCCGGCTACCTCAAGAGCTTTCCGAACCTGCTCGGTTGCGTCTGCGGCCTGCACGGGACCGAACGCGAGATCAACGCCGCGGTGAGCCGCTTCCATGCCGGCGGCGACTGGACCACCTCGCTGTCGCCCGCCGACCTCGTGCTGTCGCCTGCCGCCTGCTATCCGGTCTATCCGATCGCGGCGAGCCGCGGACCGTTGCCGAAGGGCGGCCTGCGCTTCGACGTTGCCGCCGATTGCTTCCGCCGCGAGCCGTCGAAGCATCTCGACCGCCTGCAATCGTTCCGGATGCGCGAATATGTTTGCATCGGCAGCCCCGACGACGTCGCAGATTTCCGCGAGCGCTGGATGGTCCGCGCGCAGAAGATCGCGACCGACCTCGGCCTCACCTTCCGTGTCGACTACGCCAGCGATCCGTTCTTCGGTCGCGTCGGCCAGATGAAGGCGGTTAGCCAGAAGCAGCAGCAGCTCAAATTCGAGCTCCTGATTCCGCTGCGCTCCGAAGAGCATCCGACCGCCTGCATGAGCTTCAACTATCACCGTGAGCATTTCGGCACGACCTGGGGCATTCAGGACGCCAATGGCGAGCCGGCGCACACGGGCTGCGTCGCTTTCGGCATGGATCGGCTGGCTGTCGCCATGTTCCACACCCACGGCACCGACCTTTCCGCCTGGCCCGCCAAGGTGCGGGACGTCCTGGGCCTGCAGCCGCTTGCTCCGGCCAATGCCCATGTCGAGGGCTGGCGCTAA